aacccattcatattttatttttgcattatatctaccgtattccaacttttttatggcaaaaaatcttcaaaggaaaccatagaatcatcaaaacaagcacacaacgcaaagaaaatagaatctgtcaaaaacagaacagtctgtagcaatctgaaaacttcgaatacttttgtaactccaaaaattctgaaaaaaaaggaaaacatgggaaatttgtatataaatctcgtgtaaaaaattcagagcaaaatcacgtttctgtgatttatgaaaattatttttctgagcgcaaaagtttctgtttttcaacaagatcaaatcaactgtcacccaacatgatcccaaaggctttgcttggcacaaacactaactaaaacacaaaaaacacaatcataacagtaacataattgtgcaaacactcaagaacaaaaagaaaaaggcaaaaataaattttattcattgggttgcctcccaacaagcgctatcgttttacgcccctagctaggcataaggttttattgatgctcacatgaaagataacaattgaaacacaaagagagcatcataaatcatgtgacaaacacatttaagtctagcatacttcctatgcataggcattttataggaaaacaaattatcaagacaagtaATTTCTAGCatacgcaaagaagaagaagaaggaaacaatagcaatctcagcataacgagaggaaatttagtaacatgaaattttctacaaccatattttcctctcttataataattacatgtaggatcataatcaaattcaacaatataactatgacataaaatattctcttcatgatccacatgcatgcaaagttgacactcgtccaaaatagtgggattatcatcaaataaagtcatgacctctccaagcccagttttgtcaaaaatttcataagattgatcattctctaaagtagtgggatcattattacctagagttgacacccttccaaacccactttcaatattatcgcaaacatattcatcatgagggttaaataaattttcaagatcgtaagaagaatcaccccaatcatgatcgttgcaataagtagtggacatatcaaaattagcatccccaagcctagggtTTTGCATATAATTAACACAActaacattaatagaatttataataacatcattgtaatcatgcttttcataggagctatcatgaatcactttatagattccttcgtttaacacttcatcacaattttcggaTTCATAAATcccaagcaaaacttcataaagataatctagtgaactcaatttactagcaattggttcatcataattggatctcttgaaaagattagcaagtggataagGATCCATaccaatagatttttagcaaggaaagatgcaagcaaataaaaggcacaaggcaacacaagcaaacatgggATCTGACGAGAAAAGGgaaaacgaaaaagagggcgaagaaaatggcaaatttttgtgaagtggggaagaggaaaacgagaggcaaatggcaaataatgtaaattgcaaggagatgagattagtgattaggaacctggtagatgttgatgatgtctccccagcaatggcgccagaaatttcttttgatgtctgctagaactacatcggtatttccccaaagaggaagggatgatgcagcacaacaacggtaggtatttacctccgtgatgagaccaaggttatcgaaccagtaggagaaccacgcaacactatgtgagCGGCACCtggacacaaataacaaatactcgcaacccgacgtattaaaggggttgtcaatcccttttgagCAACGACGCCATaaattggcaaatggacgtgagaaagttgtaataaattgatagatagatcgccaaataaaataaagtacaacaaggtatttttgtatttttggtttaatagatctgaaaataaaagcaaataaaaatagatcgcaaaggcaaatataataaagaagagactcgggggtcgtagatttcactagtggcttctctcgagaaaaataacaaacagtgggtgaacaaattactgttgggcaattgatagaacttcaaataatcatgacgatatccaggcaatgatcattatataggcatcacgtccaagattagtagaccgactcctgcctgcatctactactattactccacacatcgaccgctatccagcatgcatctagtgtattaagttcatggaaaacggagtaatgcaataagaacgatggcatgatgtagacaagatctatttatgtagaaatagaccccatcttgttatccttaatggcaacgatacatacgtgtcggttccccttttgtcactgagatcaagcaccgtaagaccgaatccatcacaaagcacctcttcccattgcaagataaatagatcaagttggccaaacaaaactcaaatatcggagaaaaaatacgaggctatgagcaatcatgcatataagagattcaaagaagactcgaataactttcatggataaaaagatagatctgatcataaactcaaagttcatcggatcccaacaaacacatcgcaaaaagaattacatcatatggatctccaagaggccattgtattgagtatcaaaagagagagaaagccatctagctactaactacagactcgcgggtctacaaagaactactcacgcatcatcggagaggcaccaacgggcatgatgaacccctccatgatggtgtctagattggatctatggtttttggaacttgcggcggcccccgaggtgggcacaacccacctgggcgcgcctgggggcctaggcgcaccctggtgggttgtgcccccctcggggcacccccaggtgcttctccggcccatcaggtgtcttctggtcccaaaaaaatccacaaaaagtttcgctgcatttggactccatttggtattgatttcgtgcgatgtaaaaaacaagcagaaaacagcaactggcacttggcactatgtcaataggttagtcccaaaaaaatgatataaaatgattgtaaaacatccaagaatgataatataacaacatgggacaatcaaaaattatagatacgttggagatgtatcagcgtcgtggcgggatctacgtgtgaagcggagtacatagctgcttcggaagcagcgcatgaaggagactggatgaaggagttcatatctgatccgGGTGTAATACCCAATGcatagggtccaatgaaaatcttttgtgacaacactggagcaattgccttagcgaaggaatccaggtttcacaagagaaccaaacacatcaagagacgcttcaactccattcgtgaaaaggtcaaagatggagacatagaaatttgcaaaatacatagcagacctgttgactaaacctaTTCCATGggcaaaatatgatcagcaccaagactccatgggtgttagattcattactatctaatctagattactgactctagtgcaagtgagagactgatggaaatatgccctagaggcaatattaaagttgttattattatatatccttattcatgataaagatttattattcatgctagaattgtattgaccggaaacttaaatacatgtgtggatacataaacaaataccgtgtccctagtgagcctctactagactagctcgctgaccaaagatggttaaggtttcctaaccatagacatgagttgtcacttgataacgggatcacatcattaggagaatgatgtgatggacaaggcccattcgttagcttagcatatgatcgttcagtttattgctactgctttcttaatgtcaaatacatattccttcgaccatgagatcatgcaactcccggatacttgaggaataccttgtgtgctatcaaacataacaacgtaactgggtgatcataaacatgctctacaggtatctccgaaggtgtctttgagttggcatgaattaagattgggatttgtcactttgtatgacggagaggtatctctgggtcctctcggtaatacacatcacaagaagcttgcaagcaaagtgactaaggagttagttgcaagatgatgtattatggaacgagtaaagagacttgccggtgacgagattgaactaggtatggagataccgacgatcgaatcttggccaagtaacataccgacagacaaagggaactacgtatgttgtcataaaggttcgaccgataaagatcttcgtagaatatgtaggaaccaatatgggcatccaggttccggtatatgttattgaccggagaagcgtctcgatcatgtctacatcattctcgaacccgtagggtccgcacacttaacgttcgttgatgatatagtattatatgagttatgtgaaatagtgaccgaatgttgttcggagtcccggatgagatcacggacatgacgaggagctccagaatggtccggaggtaaagatttatatataggacaaTGCTATTTGGTCACAGGAAAGGTTTCGGAGTGTACCGGGTattcatcggatcaccggaaggggttcgaggaggttattgggccatatgggccaaacgatgggagcacaccagcccacaagggctgGCGCGCCCCACCTCTAggccgccggccctagggaaggaaaacgaagagggctagcccctcctgccttccctccacatgagagaaaggaaagggggggcacccctCCTGCCTTCCTCCCCAGCGCCAAGAAAggaagggggcgcggccagggCAGGAACCCAAGGCGGTCGCCggccctcttggggtgccctaggctgcctcccctcctcccccacctatatatatatgtgaggagggataggggcaacacacaccacgatccccaagccgtgtgcggtgccccgtctCCCTCTAGTTCTATTTCCTCCTCTGTCCACGtctgttgtgcttggcgaagccctgcggatagtttcaccatcaccgtcatcacaccatcgtgctgccggaactcatctactacttcgcctctcttgctggatcgagaaggcgaggacgtcattgagctgaatgtgtgctgaacgcggaggtgtcgtgtgttcggtacttgatcgggtggatcgtgaaggtgtacgactacatcaaccgcattgataaatgattccgcttaacggtctacaagggtacgtagacatactctcccctctcgtagctatgcatctccatggatagatcttgcgtgtgcgtagatttttttttgttttccatgcaatgttcccaaACACATACCACCGCTCATATGAGCGGTTGCGCTCGTATGAAAGGCCGTCTTTTACTCTGCTGCGCCTGATGACTTAGCCTTCCATATGAAAGTTGTtccatttgatttgatttgcaGTAATCCTTCTTAGTTTCCTTCCATAAATGATATTTCCTGCCAAAATAATGGAGAAATGGATTTTTCTTCTCTTTTGAAGGGTTAGCGTTAGAAATAACCGAGAAGTGGCAAGAATCCGGTGGAAACCCAATAAGAATGACTCGAAAAAGATCACAAATTCTCGAGCCATCACAATACCCCATAGATGTCggcccagagcggacgcgacctctaactagagccggcattgaagcggcatgTCGGTCGAGAGCACCGCCCGCACCACATCTCGGTGTACGCGGCTTCTCTCTGCATGTAAGCGCCACCCGTCCATCGGACCACTAGCATTAAACAAGCACGGTTGTCGAGAAACCAACTCCAGCGCCCGCATGCAAATGCCACCCATTCATCAGCATGTCGTCATTAATACGTGGCCCCATTAGCTTCGCCGGCGCTCGCAATTTATACATGGCCAGGCCCCGGCAAGATGCACACCACACCTCCGCTCGCGATCTCCTCTTTGCACCACGCCCGCCATGGCCTCGAGATTGAAAGCACTCTGGGACAACCTCTCCACGGAACAGAAGCATGAGTTGTCCGGCATTGCCGGCCGAAGGCCCGCCGGGTATAGGCTGGCTTGCGGGCTAGCTCGCCGAAGGGCAGCGACAATGATGGGACGATGGACGAGGCGACCGACAACGAGCAGGCCACCGTCCTCACCGATCCATGCCGGTATCACCTTGGAGCAGGCACGGGCGCACTTCACCGACATGGTGATAGAAGAACAGGAGGCGACATTTCGGCAAGCGTAGCAGGACCAAAGGCACACCCTCCGGCTCCTCAATGAGCACCAGCTCGAGGAGGAACAAAATGTCGGCGACCAGGAGAACGACAGCGCCGTCACGACCATGGTGGCGAACAGTTTGAGCTTCCTAGATGAGAACCGGGTGCTACTCCTATCCTACTGTGGCGCCCGTGAGATCCGCCGCGAGCGATGGCGGTTGCGCGTCCTGCGGGCGGAGAGAGATGCCCTGCTCGCGGACATCAACATGATGGCAGAGGAATTTGAGGACGAGACCAAGGACGCCACCAGCTCCGTGTCGGTCACGCCGCCACTGCCGTTCGtgtcccaccaccaccaccaccacgaggCTGTCATGTCCACATTCGCCGCTGTTGATAGAGTGGAAGGGTAGAACATGGAAGATCGCCACCATCGCCGCTTGGGTTCCAGGATGGCACCGCCAACGTCTTGCCGGGCCTCCCAGCCGGTGAGCTATCCCAAGCTTCGTGGAGGCCACTACTCTTCCCCTCCCGCTAAAGATTCACTTACCGGGGCTCATGGCCGGCTGATGAGCTTGTTGTCGTGGGAAACGGGCGTCGCAACTGCCGACGATCATTTAGACTAGGTTAGAATAGCCTAGTCCTATAGTTTAGTTGACATATGTTGGAAATTTTCGTCTGGTTTAGATGAAAATCGTCTTGTTTGTTCAAATCTGATTTAAAATTTATGCGAACATGGTTGGATGGCTGGTTTCCGGACAACTATCATGTTTGTTTTAGGGGTCATCGTTGGAGGGGAGGGGAATATTGAACTTTTCATCAAATAAAGGGTCAAAACACGAGAAACTAACATGACAATGTACCGCTTGATACGAGCGGTTCACTATCTCAAAAAGCAATCAAAGACTAACACTACCACGTTTGATCTGCTTTTAGCCTTACCAATTCTTGATCTAGATTTGTGTACGTTTGTACTAGGAAGAAAATCCTGAATTTTATAGACATGAATGAATACCTAAAAGGCAAGATGTGTATTTTTCGTGTGTAAAATAGAAGTGTGAGCACAGGTGCGTCATAGAAAGAGAAGTGTTCATTATTCTAAAAAAGAAGTGTTTTTACACATCGTAtcatagagaagacaaaaagaattCTTAACCAAAGACAAAATTTTCTTTCGACTATTTCATGTtttgttagagcaactctagcagaccccgcaaaaacttgacctgcaaaacgcgtttgcagtttcaCGAAGATCGCATTTGCGGGTCGAAAACTAGCGCAGCCGAACAGACACCGTAAAACAAACTGTAAAACTGGAATAAAGAGCTCcttcctccagtccggccgttgccgccccTTCCTCCAGCCGGCCGTGCCCAACCCCGTCGGCCGCGCCCCGTCGCCAGCAGGCCATGCCCCGTCGCCTGTCGGCCGCGCCTCATTGCCCATCGGTCGCGCCCAGTCCCTGCCGGTCGCGCCCCATCACCGTGCCGGTCGCGCCCAGCCTCGCcggccacgccccgtcgcctccgtcgtccgcgccttgCTCTATTGCCAGGCGAGCTGTGCCCCTTTGCCTGCCGCGTCGGGAGGATTCCGGCGGCCAGGCTGAGGTCATGGGAGGCCACGACGATGTCGAGCTCGTCCAATTCGAACCGGCGGCGATCGATTGCGGCGTCTACCGGCCTTTTCCGATGTACGGTGATGAATTCCGGCGAGTTTAGGGCGGATTCCGGTAAACTCCGCGGCGGCGTGTTTGCTCCGACGAGGTTTGACCGGTATACGGGGCCCCCTATATTCGGCCTTCCAACCTCCAAAGATAAGGGTTTCAGGTGTGCATTTGTGGTGGCCCTTAAAATTTTTACAGGTTGGACTACTTTTACTGTTTCTATTCTGCACATTTTTTTGCCTAAAATTGTAAAACGCAAAAATTATGTGGGTTTGACCActtatgcggggtctgctagagatgctgtTAAGCAAGGTGCACTGTCAGATTAGCTAGCATGTGGACCCGCTGTCTTTTAACACCGGCGCATCTCCAGATCTCCTCCCAACGACCTCAAGCAAGCTACCCCCGAAGCCACCGCTCAAGACCAAGGAAAAAAAGGAGAATGAAATCCGCGATGCTTCCCCTGCTCCTCCTGCTCGCCgtggccggccccgccgccgcgaAGCCGACGGCCTACGAGGCGCTCGCGGCCTTCGACTTCCCCCCGGGCATCATCCCCAAGGGGGTCGTCTCCTACACCCTCGACAACGCCACCGGCGACTTCACGGCGCACATCAACTCCTCCTCCACCTGCGAGTTCTCCATCCAGGGCTCCTACTCGCTCCGGTACAAGCCCGACATCAGCGGCCGCATCTCCGTCGACCGCCTCACCAACCTCCAGGGCGTCACCGTCAAGGTCCTCTTCTTCTGGCTCAACATCGTCGAGGTCACCCGCAGCGGCGACCAGCTCGGCTTCTCCGTCGGCATCGCCTCCGCCGACTTCGGCCTCGACAACTTCCTCGAGAGCCCCACCTGCGGCTGCGGCTTCGACTGCAACGACCTCCTGCTGCCGCAGTCCACCGCCGAGCCGAGCCTGCGCCTGCGAGGTGCGTTCTAGGATCCCCACCGAGCTCTCTCACAAGTCACAACGGCCCCTTCAAAATTCAGCTAGTTCGTGGATGGATTATTCATGCTCTTGTTGCTGGAAGATACCAAGGGGCTGGTAGTATTTTCTAGTGCTGTTCCTGTTTTAGATGGACCAACAATTTCAGGACTCGATTTCGATGGGTCCGTGTATGAGTGGTGTACTGTTTCATCAGGAAGTTTAGAGTAAAACACTTGAGATCAATAAAAGTTTCATGTTCCTAAATACCTGTGATCTATTTCATGTTTTGCGCCTTCCATTTTGCGGCATACTGATTGATCAGGCAGTTCTTTTGTGAAATGGAATTCTTCTATTGAATCTTTGCAAACATATCAAGCTGATGTGCCCAACAAAGAAGTTCTAACTCCTGGCTTCTGCATCCATGATTAATCttctatatattcatgttctgtGCCCTTCATTTTGTGGCATATTGATCAATCAGACAGTTCTTTCTTTGAAATGGAGGCCTCTTACTGAATCTTTGCAAGCGTATCAAGCTGATGCACCCACAAAAGAAGTGCTAGCTCCCCATCCACGATGCGTACAGAATTACAAACCATAAAAGTACGGCCAACACATACTTGGAACAAACCAGCTGATACAAATTCTCTGACAGAACGATGAAAGAAAAACCGAATAGCAAAATCACAGCCAATACATATACTGTGGGAACCAACATGCTGATACCAAAGAGTTATTAAAAAAACTGCTGATACCAAAGTGCTAACAGAAAGATGAAAAATCAACTGGAATAGCAAAATCACTCAGGATGCCATGAATCAAGCAGGCTGGAAGGTCGAAGCTGTTTCTTCGATCCTACGTATGAATAGTGTGCTAACTATTTGGTCTGGCACTTGGAAGCACTACAGGGTGCAAGGTATATTTGTTGGAACTAATGCATCACTAGGATGTCATACACATAATTTGATTGCATCTAGATCACCCAATATAACATGAACAGAGAGGGGTTTAGAGATCCTTTACATGTCACAGAAGTCGACATGATCGCCTGCTCGTTGCAGGCGAGATTGATGGACGATGTAGAGGTCGTAGTCTATCTCCTGGACGTCCTGATCCCCTCAGGACGCCACCGGCACTGCCTGATCCCCTCAGGACGCCACCGGCACTGCCCGGAGAGGGCAGCGGCAGCTGGGTTAGGTCTTCCTGACGCTACAGCATTCCCCCAGATCGGATTAGGGTGATGGAATTTTGGGGAGCTAGAGATCGTACGCGAACTTGTCATGCGCACGAGGCCGAAGCTCCCCTTCCCTTATATGTAGCGCTGGCGACAGGGACCCAAACCTGAGTTGgttttgggcgcccccgatcagggcccGTTAGTTAGATCGAGGCATATGCACGTTGGTGCTTGGGTCTTTTTTCTTAATGTTAATCTTTGTCCCTTTTTTTTTCCTGTTAGGCTATCAGATCTAATGGCCTGTTGAGCCGTCAGATCAAACCAACAATAGTAGCTTAAGCTTGAGATTGTTTATTGAGGTTCAATAACTTCTCATGTTTTTATGAGAGTATAATCTTCTCGTCTGCTAAGACAGAGCTGGAATGAGTTGTGCTTAGACAAGGACTAATGGACTATAATAAATGTGATCTTGGAGGGGTCCTTCTGAATAACTACATTTCTGGTACAATGAATTGCTAAGGGAGTGCATTCAATCTTATGTTTTGCAGAGTATTTGTTTTGTTCCTGTTTCTAGTGTAGTCATGAGAAAAGGAGTTGTGATAGAAATTGGTTTCAGAAACCAGGGGCAGGCATCGCTTTCACAGGTTGTTTTTGCTACCCTAACTGTTCCAGAAATTGGTCTTTTTTCTTAATGTCATTTTGCTACAggttgtataagggaatggaggtaCAGATAAATGTGTCCAATGATTTTCTTCTTCAGTTATTAAGCTACCTAAATTTGGTAACCAGTAGATGTTTCCAGGCCCTTGTTTGTTTGATTTTCAGACATAAACAGAGGAATCGTGTGATAATTTTTAGATTGCTGTGAATGGTTTACTTGGGTTTTACTTCACATAAAAAAATACATCCAAAATAGTTTCGTACTGCTATACATCTCTAAAGTTTGATACAAGAAAAAAAGATCAAAAGAGCATCCAGATACCAATCAAGTTGATGTTGTGCATCTCCTATCTACGAGAAATCCAGAGGGAGGCGCGGTGAGCTCCAGGTCACAAATGGCAGTCATCCGGTAGGTGTAGTGCCAAGACCAGAACCTTTCCCGGACCTTGAAGGTCCCTCTGATGGTGTAGAGGATCTTGTTGCTCTTCATCTGGTTCAGCAGCTCCACGGCCACCTCCGGCGGTAGCACCACCTGACTGGACAGCATGTGGACGTTGAGGACTGTGAACTGCCCCCGCCGCTGCGCAAACGACGGCAGCGCCTGCGCCGACACCAGCCTGCCCCGGAAGAAGAGCTCGATGGCCCCAGAGTGGATCACGACGCCGATCTTGTGGTTGGGGTTGGAGATGTTGGCCGTCAGCGTCATGTCGCCGTTGAAGTAGGGCGGGGGCGAGCCGATGTAGACGCTGTTGAGGGCGGCGTGGGCGACGTCGAAGGACGGCGTCCTTGGCTTCACCGTCAGGAAGACGATGAGGATCACCAGGCcgacgaggatgaggaggacgcTGAAGGCGAAGCAGACGATGGCGGCGCACCACATCGCCGGGCTGGTCCGGTGCCGGGGCTGCAGGATGATCTTGGGCGGCTCCGGCTCCTGCTGCTTCATGCTGATGATCTTGGTGACGATGGTTCTTGGAGACAGGAGATGGTATGGAGTGGGAGTAACCATTGATTCCGACTAACAGCAACCAATCACAAACGAGCGCACCGGGaggagaggagaagagaagagaagaagccAGGCGACTATGGTGTCCAAACGGGAAAGCAAAAGGGAACGGCGAAGTAATAATGGAGGTAAAAGTTGGCTATGCTAATGCAATATTGGAGTAAAGGCAATATGATTGGGGCCTGCTTTGTATACCACAGAAAAGCGTATTTCGGGCAGTGCCAAATAAAGTCAGTCTCGGTTATTGGCCTCCTTTGATGTTCTCTGGAATGTGCTCTACTCTTCCTTCCACTCGGTTAAGCAAAAAACTCCATCTTTAGGCATACTGTATGCATGTGGTAAGAGGCAAAAAGGATGGACAGtaaaattcaaaaaagaaaaaaggaaaacgtttcaaAAAGTTCCGAATTTTTTTGGTGCAAACATCGACAAAAGTTCTAggtgcttgcaaaatttcatcgtGACATGACATTCGTAGAAGTCGtggtaaaaaaacaaaatcagcactccaaaatgttTTCAAAAATAACATTTTTGAAGCATCAATTTCGTTTTTTGCTACGACTTCCACAAATGTTATCTCGTGATGAAATTTTGTGAGCACCGAGTACTTTTGTCAATGTTTGCACAAAAAAAGTCAGAATTTTTTTTTTTGGACTTTTACTATTCGCCCGAGAAATACCACGTCCGGTAAGAGGCAACTACTGTTATGACGAGTCGCCATCAATACTGATTTCTGCAATCTTGTGCATAAAGCTCAAGCTTAATTTTCGTGTATGTGAGAAACTGAAAATGTTTACTACTCCGGCTGGCCGGGAACGGGAGCGGGAGAAGAGCTGGGAAGAGAAGCCCGCACAAGTTGCTTAACCTCGAAGGCTCGAAAGCGCAAAGCATGCTTCCACCTGCGCCTTGTTTCCAAATAAAGACAACGGAGAATGCGGGTTAAGGGCAACTCCAACACACGACCTCAAAGGGACGTTCTGTtcgtccgcttttcgtccgtttgGGACATGAAAATAGACACTTCCGTACGTTTGCGGTCCTACGGCCATCCATGTGCCCAACCGGCACATCTCGTCCCAAACTATCCGGGTTTGTGGACTTCAATTTTTTGAACAAAAAAACATAATCAACTTGGAATTTATACGGAACACATAAATATAAACATGCACGTACACACAACCGTAGTAGCCAAGTTCAACACAGGTATGAGTTAAACTAAAACATAACAAAAGACATTAAAAAAACTAGAAATAGTCTCGTCACCGGTGGTCGCCGACGTCTTCAGGAGCCGCCGTCCTACTCGTTGTCGTCGCTGGTGAGGTCAACATAGGGAGGTGGTTGCTAAAGGTGTGCTGGCGGCCCCTGCCAGACCGGAGgcgcctgcaccaccacctcccaTGGCTCCTGCTTCTGCTCTGGTGACTGCGGCGGCGTGGGTGACCACGGGCCGACGCCCATCGAGTTGGCCATCTCCGGCAccgtgcacgaccagctccaccGCTGGCCCATCGGACGAGGGTTCCACACGACGACGGGCGGCTCCTCCACGACCTCCTCCTTGACGTCGAGATCCAGCTCTGGGATGGCCATGTCGCCGGCCGCAGAGAGGGCCAGCACGGTTTCTAGGCCATCCCATTGCCGCTCGTCATGGGTGgccatggagtcctccatgacccGCCTAA
This DNA window, taken from Triticum aestivum cultivar Chinese Spring chromosome 1D, IWGSC CS RefSeq v2.1, whole genome shotgun sequence, encodes the following:
- the LOC123181771 gene encoding uncharacterized protein, with the translated sequence MKSAMLPLLLLLAVAGPAAAKPTAYEALAAFDFPPGIIPKGVVSYTLDNATGDFTAHINSSSTCEFSIQGSYSLRYKPDISGRISVDRLTNLQGVTVKVLFFWLNIVEVTRSGDQLGFSVGIASADFGLDNFLESPTCGCGFDCNDLLLPQSTAEPSLRLRGAF
- the LOC123181770 gene encoding NDR1/HIN1-like protein 26, which produces MVTPTPYHLLSPRTIVTKIISMKQQEPEPPKIILQPRHRTSPAMWCAAIVCFAFSVLLILVGLVILIVFLTVKPRTPSFDVAHAALNSVYIGSPPPYFNGDMTLTANISNPNHKIGVVIHSGAIELFFRGRLVSAQALPSFAQRRGQFTVLNVHMLSSQVVLPPEVAVELLNQMKSNKILYTIRGTFKVRERFWSWHYTYRMTAICDLELTAPPSGFLVDRRCTTST